A stretch of the Plasmodium berghei ANKA genome assembly, chromosome: 10 genome encodes the following:
- a CDS encoding WD repeat-containing protein, putative has translation MKKKTRLPRSNNPWENVKSLKTCDVDLLFSYDLSKGVNNKFVSFALNLLSVSKKYDLIFISYDQYIHIYELNKLIDNSKCYRNGHFRSEKSKSINSFIKYGIEKSNKSFSNLNKLKYAYDDVKKCLDLNECCIPFPSIILSPYMHSKGYVNIKCEEHNNYDKSLLISVGWSEDTNVYYIDKISECINIKNNIKYLLEKNVYDMARYEKNDLNVNEKYHLNMGNSFFQSFTDPYHFLKKIKIDEDNFILNLLYNNDDNKRNANNIFNGYDEYCDAFELSSSLSNFNYLKNTEKQKRNWRLYKLVIQRKRKRTKKKTHTKLNKIKRLEKNLDNIIIDLENTRQNSKGKNKLGTLNFYDTSKKNGICVYKKRINKIENRLFNKNLSLNISLYRRNYKYISQNEEHKKNCIYMSNITDAIDINSYNWRKKRKEKGNKQTQFRVSDIYSSLESAEEDAEDDEESDKKGNRNSKNFKKTYMKFKKLNQNNDLKNGESDIEEITFYKKYHGDTYVGYNLRNNLHIDEKNSYINTIRKEDEFFDEYIKSSDDEDGCDSKYNSIMIRSGYRKIKKNKENEREGKYVISNLNTSFNISILNNKCLKDMIKEKTSRRNNIPEKNVIDKDDDIYIRKEHTRDNQVDGNDSNIENVNSISQMKRKKMQENIKKLKIIDKYMKGYRANIKKLDKIKEDRKRIVNFWKLYIKKEYYNAYSKKLESFLDPSTKIKYHSIWNQIDIFSFDLFNLGYYDQILKSSYLFVEPDIVFNNKHCCKSDTSTWAISFNFAKNLLAIGSNTHNINIYNLNNFYYFRKRYNYDEATKFFKSTFIDKKIETSNLFGNGSKCLLEVCNISDGNDFFKKILKDKNSKKRRIDANKWENTNKGNNTKCHDLDNIDNIWIHIDTENYNKSMKKICEYNYNSEEGSMFNRKYDDIFEKNGINNLLKRRKKKKKNRNNFSSDNENAMEKQHEVKHCINEINTGTLYKNSYIPVNLLILFNRRREVLKNSLLTISFNFPRDLIMLFLKETNLGDEICKIKCKRKYNTKSIIKNMRNLYSKKHESNEWNNLKLFSINTVINNNNYYLKNWYIRYLRNNVILKINKKYFLMQHKKNSKKLGCGKKCSSIKEDINKYLFNDEYINKYFNTIYSSKKKCFNFMEKEKKCIITECFEKRDENLWKFCNCLKCDKNKKLLLYTNIYSYKYANEVLKSICTKFRKFIKERHDFNFLNTNKLCSNLNDIFIVLDKNQTTEDIYNYTHISQKYINNLKTIISNIHTHSILGICSNCEQQSSIVNKYTKENNELHESELYNKKILIICELRDHNSNILDKILLTNETIEENVDFFSTSFSGSENDDPSINDAFPFHLNKKGRNRSNTNNNGNNDNSNDEENERNEKFAKNKKKKKKSFKRGIGNKRHLSGILNQTIKMEIFELIKYKPKIIPKSDKNKLRKHKFTNIINNNSSINSESDSKGSSSSQFSVQINNNVDYFTYHALQMNNNLDNFENTGMLSDIVSNNNDNDDNTNDYELNTSQTININVISGTRRMFRGEYNYGFSNNEEMIARALNNFRILRTGFFNNSRNDSTNNSNDNNLGSNMINQNPHQIVRESPNNSQGDSIVDSNNHNDSNSAYIFTNWNAPHLNMFPNISMYEYLNNVSPSTNAFTLNARTTNDNNESENNIHTENDNIIMNAYTPPNINNNLNSIEHSNAYARGNYDDELNNSNYAYNNVNYDVNTNNVNIRNNFSNDISNLVQLNNSNELVFLNVVYNNASDNGVENTDRFPIFHLTNAYLNTNVMNNVERNLINNSVHENNIDINSENIVVGNFVGNMDDNVEDYVEISNDNLEGNGSNDSINNTGSNIRGNRESLWGSLLNRVNTNINSQVARQNLLSLNNVKNLIIMESLNRLKNKVKRMNEINKKFSEVPFKLTHITELKKYDAKIKYVYTLSKSADEIFMNYNSMSNSDLQYNFVIICEGAQEKHLNRHAFVKSKKRDEAYQVQQANEKDIMQVSSANCYFNSSDKLHETEENDNKDSPFIKCEGDYENSINSSMLRNMNSDSFQNDENGTFINNVKIYKTEEDYKDCIGIDFFAGANDSNHIENYSKKFDELGDDGALKMGSDQNNVYIHTYDKSDESSYYSFSSSTESDFSNIEETSCDECPECEEHSHLFYNHRSNVIKFKSAYKFIKGKNSILFTNNFNVDVKSKKNGDIRKYYLKKNCSEKKSITPQKKNRKEAKIVTLHMKDFDYRPCDTSKDNEIKSEHIRSVESSECSDEYNGNDEIVVNSKWIHKTLLQENYYECKEEKCDEKKSKEEKTNKQIKEVFEKISSNGTKKINEYMNDEKNDINDWIKKKLKVEKIKRYYNCNVSSLIQYKSREIAKYLFDEKNIKYFENFFTCTLLKNNFRDKIKNRLENEENSLENEIISTYSNVSFYTSDWYDIFYKFIFETSPRFCEKIIKHHQHNIPCVKFSPDDRFLLSCSVDKSIVLWNIFNTKNKYLDKDYNIYDHIFPSQRYEDSYRKNNEAIYDINNEFEYNTKIEELKEKGIGLEKYCDYLSRYKNCPNVLSNIFVKTNNMKKKTIFEKPFHITKMYKFKKETELIDKIKSSNIVCKQNLSNMGWACDFVIKKNIPKFDFLSELFQNCLQFELTSSYNYSIYYQCTDKAISNFLPLFEKYSIFQLFRSSFLCIRKKSSSYEYTKQEELGIPWMKNQNKQTTVLENNIIKYLYKIGMKRQQYFLDGNTKNLINILIGKNINNRYSKKKLKRIYKTMKYIAKNLLKPYILINPPRNSNSYNKEKLVELKEGNLKCNSCILTDYDLDYSTNDGQTFYKNFKGEIKSDYNFYTYIKNKMRKKKLEYRNMQKNGVDDFTYLCEQGPRNKLQSDNSSTISDEGIEEFFENNDNVKSENNNNNEYDNRFDINKVDRMEGEKEKNKKKKSDKKKKQADEDFDTDYVKRIQFEKSVIYKHICKIKNDTSMRFLSKENRRIKNIYNINFSKWKTILEKLMNQYSDMKIFRHIYNHIKRKIINKNVKKYLLTKQSIYFNFHITRNYKDSKILNELLTNYSTYFYDGIESRDKDGIEEKCIDIKNMNKHFYSYLKLKRNLYNDTNKRSIYSSNEEKNDSNEMKKKSQFKKLDYNRNISSNAQNMCYTIILKNNLENFHNVINNIVNISNRNKIINHHKYFRLNWAFNCSNYTYIKREIKKLKKKKKRTSEINDDNDKKWYKKGEIFEEFFKDFDKLDLRYSRNDAYNEKDTCMDRKYNYSKKLKSGIKKGKLKKKTNNNIEGALKERAKYNICYLSSKNENYKLNYFYNLNVLQSLYKHCGKGLIVVNMQYYKGMKTEEETKNNITKQNSKSTNNKRGENVIFDIDIFVCKEKFDDKIELEHIREKKKSQIFKTIIFIIKVNLDALKKYVMKKTIFEHKYINNQFYINVKVMKIFYLTTLRNWDLRNKKDENMLHNEKVKKKNILNSHLSKDEYIFFIYLTKNLFNNKYKYSLTKKLVYKNVVKIIHLIFNAKSINITKNIIKDSIFELSNIDDASILSNDIFSSTFKLFFSMLTPKKKYILILNISMLRFLYSHISDSVERMGKKKKNYYYRNDTCHCKMDGKENFQTIINNEEKKQLNNYLVLSADKNKLYLLKIHFTKLTNSFFSTKFVPIVVQRIPQEHKILGSFKSSRISLLKIINEKSCIILANQYSNMILIYFVKKCIYTNAFFLVPYCTIPLYTEKIARLAIPGFNRNIIYGNKKQILNNINYNFKNILMGNEKDTNEEKNFYIAGLDVVYVKGGENDFMIKIYAILLSNIMFCYKLNFSYY, from the exons atgaaaaaaaaaacacgtTTACCAAGATCTAATAACCCTTGGGAAAACGTGAAAAGCCTAAAAACTTGCGATGTTGATCTGTTATTTTCCTATGATTTGAGCAAAGGTGTTAATAATAAGTTTGTTTCATTTGCtcttaatttattatcggttagtaaaaaatatgatttaatatttataagttACGATCAGTATATTCACATATACGAATTAAATAAACTTATAGATAATAGTAAATGTTATAGAAATGGACATTTTAGGAGTGAAAAATCGAAGAGTATTAAtagttttataaaatatggaatagaaaaaagtaataagTCTTTTAGTAATTTGAATAAACTTAAATATGCTTATGACgatgttaaaaaatgtttagaTTTAAATGAATGTTGTATTCCTTTTCCttcaataatattatcTCCATATATGCATTCCAAAGGAtatgttaatataaaatgtgaaGAACACAACAATTATGATAAAAGCTTATTAATATCAGTTGGATGGTCTGAAGATACGaatgtttattatattgaCAAAATTTCAGAGtgcataaatattaaaaataatataaaatacttattagaaaaaaatgtatatgaTATGGCGagatatgaaaaaaacgaTTTAAATGTTAATGAGAAATACCACCTCAATATGGGTAATAGTTTTTTTCAAAGTTTTACTGATccatatcattttttaaaaaaaataaaaatcgacgaagataattttatattaaatttattatataataatgatgataacAAAAGAAATGCCAACAACATTTTTAATGGTTATGATGAATATTGTGATGCCTTTGAATTGTCCTCAAGTTTGagtaattttaattatttaaaaaacacTGAAAAACAGAAAAGGAATTGGCGTTTATACAAGTTGGTAATTCAACGTAAGAGGAAgcgaacaaaaaaaaaaacacacactaaattaaataaaataaaacggTTAGAGAAAAACTTAgataatattatcattgaTCTTGAAAATACTCGGCAAAATTCGAAgggtaaaaataaattgggTACATTAAACTTTTACGATacttcaaaaaaaaatggaatatgTGTATACAAAAAGCGAATCAATAAAATTGAGAACcgattatttaataaaaaccTGTCTCTTAATATAAGCCTATATAGAAggaattataaatatatttcacaAAATGAAGAACATAAGAAAAATTGCATTTATATGAGCAACATAACAGATGCAATAGATATCAATTCTTACAATtggagaaaaaaaagaaaggaAAAGGGAAACAAACAAACACAATTTCGAGTGAGTGACATTTATAGTAGTCTTGAAAGTGCTGAAGAAGATGCAGAAGATGACGAAGAGTCAGATAAAAAAGGGAATagaaattcaaaaaattttaaaaaaacatatatgaaatttaaaaaattaaatcaaaataatgatttaaaGAATGGTGAATCTGATATAGAAGAAattacattttataaaaagtatCATGGTGATACATATGTGGGGTATAATTTGAGAAATAATTTACACatagatgaaaaaaacagTTACATAAACACAATTAGAAAGGAAGATGAATTTTttgatgaatatataaaatctTCTGATGACGAAGATGGATGTGATAGTAAATACAACAGTATCATGATAAGGAGTGgttatagaaaaataaaaaaaaacaaagaaaaCGAAAGGGAAGGAAAATACGTGATAAGCAATCTGAACActtcttttaatattagtatacttaataataaatgtttaAAAGATATgattaaagaaaaaacaagtagaagaaataatattcctgaaaaaaatgtaatagaTAAAGATGAcgatatttatataaggAAAGAGCATACGAGGGACAATCAAGTTGATGGAAACGATAGTAACAttgaaaatgtaaatagCATATCACAAatgaaaaggaaaaaaatgcaagaaaatataaagaaattaaaaattatagataaatatatgaaggGGTATAGAgcaaatataaagaaattagataaaataaaagaggACAGAAAAAgaattgttaatttttggaaattatatataaaaaaagaatattataatgcatatagtaaaaaattagaatCATTTTTAGATCCAAGtactaaaataaaatatcataGTATATGGAATCaaattgatatattttcatttgatttatttaatttggGATATTATGATCAGATATTAAAATCgtcttatttatttgtcgAACCAGATAttgtatttaataataaacattGTTGTAAATCTGATACATCAACTTGGgctatttcttttaattttgctaaaaatttattagcAATTGGTTCAAATAcacataatataaatatatataatttgaataaCTTTTACTATTTTAGAAAGAGGTACAACTATGATGAAGCAaccaaattttttaaaagcaCTTTTAtcgataaaaaaattgaaacaAGTAATTTATTTGGAAACGGCTCTAAATGTTTATTAGAAGTTTGTAATATAAGTGATGgaaatgatttttttaaaaaaatactaaaagataaaaacaGTAAAAAGAGAAGAATTGACGCGAACAAGTGggaaaatacaaataaaggAAATAATACTAAATGTCATGACCTTGACAATATAGACAACATTTGGATTCATATAGATacagaaaattataataaaagtatgaaaaaaatatgtgaaTATAATTACAATAGTGAAGAAGGATCGATGTTTAATAGGAAATATGATGACATTTTCGAGAAAAACGGAATAAATAATCTATTAAAAagaagaaagaaaaaaaaaaaaaatagaaataacTTCAGCAgtgataatgaaaatgcaATGGAAAAACAACATGAAGTAAAACATTGTATAAACGAAATAAACACGGGTACACTGTACAAAAATAGCTATATACCTGTCAACTTATTAATACTATTTAATAGGAGGCGAGAAGTTTTGAAAAATAGTTTATTAACaatatcatttaattttccTAGAGATTTAATTAtgctttttttaaaagaaacaaATTTAGGGGATgaaatttgtaaaataaaatgtaaaagaaaatataatactaaaagtataataaaaaatatgagaAATTTATATAGTAAAAAACATGAATCCAACGAATggaataatttaaaattatttagcATTAATACAGtgataaataataataattattatttaaaaaattggtATATTAGATATTTACGTAACAatgttatattaaaaataaataaaaagtatttCTTAATGCAGCATAAGAAAAACTCGAAAAAATTAGGTTGTGGAAAAAAGTGTAGTAGTATAAAGGAagacataaataaatatctaTTTAATGAtgagtatataaataaatattttaataccATCTATAgttccaaaaaaaaatgttttaattttatggAAAAGGAAAAGAAGTGTATTATAACAGAGTGTTTTGAGAAGAGAGATGAGAATTTATGGAAATTTTGCAATTGCTTAAAATGtgataaaaacaaaaagttGTTGCTAtatactaatatatatagctaTAAATACGCAAACGAAGTATTGAAAAGTATATGCACCAAATTTAGAAAGTTTATTAAAGAAAGACatgattttaattttctaaatacaaataaattgtgttccaatttaaatgatatatttatagttTTGGATAAAAATCAGACAACAGAagacatatataattatacacatatatctcaaaaatatattaataatctaaaaacaattataaGTAATATACATACACATTCTATATTGGGAATATGCTCAAATTGTGAACAGCAAAGCTCAATCGTGAACAAATATACAAAAGAAAACAACGAATTACACGAATCTGAATtgtataacaaaaaaattttaataatttgcGAATTGCGTGATCATAATAGTAACATATTagacaaaatattattaacaaatgAAACAATAGAAGAAAACgttgattttttttctacttCATTTTCTGGGAGTGAGAATGATGATCCAAGCATTAATGATGCTTTTccatttcatttaaataaaaaaggcaGAAATCGTAGCAATACAAACAATAATGGGAATAACGATAATTCGAATGATGAAGAGAATGAAAGAAACGAAAAATTTgcaaagaataaaaaaaaaaaaaaaaaaagttttaaAAGAGGAATTGGAAATAAAAGGCATTTAAGTGGAATTCTAAATCAAACAattaaaatggaaatatttgaattaattaaatataaaccCAAAATAATACCAAAaagtgataaaaataaattacgaaaacataaatttacaaatattattaacaataaTTCTTCAATTAATTCAGAATCCGATTCGAAAGGAAGTAGTTCATCACAATTTAGCGTGCAAATTAATAACAACGTAGATTATTTTACCTATCATGCATTgcaaatgaataataatttggacaattttgaaaatacaGGTATGTTGAGCGATATAGTTAGTAACAACAATgataatgatgataatacaAATGATTATGAACTTAATACAAGTCAAaccataaatataaatgtaattAGTGGGACTCGTAGAATGTTCAGAGGGGAATATAATTATGGATTTTCTAATAACGAGGAAATGATTGCTCGAgcattaaataattttcgaATTCTTAGAACCggtttttttaataattctaGAAATGATTCTACTAATAATTCCAATGACAATAATTTAGGAtcaaatatgataaatcaAAATCCTCATCAAATTGTTAGAGAGTCACCAAATAATTCTCAAGGAGATTCAATAGTTGATTCTAACAACCATAACGATTCTAATAGTGCTTACATATTCACCAATTGGAATGCTCCTCATTTAAACATGTTTCCTAATATATCAATgtatgaatatttaaataatgtgAGCCCATCAACCAATGCATTCACTTTAAACGCAAGGACTacaaatgataataatgaaagtGAAAACAACATACATactgaaaatgataatataatcaTGAATGCATATACACCcccaaatataaataataatttgaattCCATTGAGCATAGTAATGCATATGCAAGAGGAAATTATGATGACGAATTAAATAACAGCAATTATGcttataataatgtaaattatgatgtaaatacaaataatgtaaacattcgaaataatttttcaaatgatATTTCTAATCTCGTGCAATTAAATAATAGCAATGAGTTGGTTTTTCTTAAtgttgtatataataatgctTCGGATAATGGAGTTGAAAATACTGATAGATTCCccatttttcatttaaccaatgcatatttaaataCAAATGTTATGAACAATGTTGAAAGAAATCTGATAAATAATTCTGTTCACGAAAAcaatatagatataaacTCCGAAAATATTGTTGTTGGAAATTTTGTAGGGAATATGGATGATAATGTCGAGGATTATGTTGAGATTTCAAATGATAATTTGGAGGGTAATGGCTCAAACGATTCAATAAATAACACAGGTAGTAATATAAGAGGAAATAGAGAAAGTTTATGGGGGAGTTTATTGAACAGAGTAAACACAAACATCAACAGCCAAGTAGCAAGACAGAACCTACTTAGTCttaataatgtaaaaaatttaataataatggaaaGTTTAAATcgtttaaaaaataaagtcaAAAGAAtgaatgaaataaataaaaaatttagtGAAGTTCCATTTAAATTAACTCATATTactgaattaaaaaaatatgatgcaaaaattaaatatgtatataccTTATCAAAAAGTGCAGAtgaaatttttatgaattataATAGTATGAGTAATTCAGATTTACAGTacaattttgttattatatgtgAAGGAGCTCAAGAAAAACACCTAAATAGGCATGCTTTTGTAAAAAGTAAAAAGAGAGATGAAGCTTATCAAGTGCAGCAAGCAAATGAAAAGGATATAATGCAAGTAAGTAGTGCAAACTGTTATTTTAATAGTTCAGATAAATTACATGAAActgaagaaaatgataataaggATAGTCCCTTTATAAAATGCGAAGGGGATTATGAAAACTCAATAAATAGTAGCATGCTTCGTAATATGAATTCAGATAGTTTtcaaaatgatgaaaatggcacttttataaataatgtaaaaatttataaaactGAGGAAGATTACAAAGATTGCATTGGTATCGATTTTTTTGCTGGTGCAAATGATAGTAATCatattgaaaattattCGAAGAAGTTTGATGAGTTAGGAGATGATGGCGCATTAAAAATGGGGAGCGatcaaaataatgtttatatacatacatatgaTAAATCAGATGAATCTTcttattattcattttcaaGTAGTACGGAAAGTGATTTTAGCAATATCGAAGAAACATCATGCGATGAGTGCCCTGAATGTGAGGAGCAttcacatttattttataatcatAGAAGtaatgtaataaaatttaaatctgcgtataaatttataaaaggTAAGAActctattttatttacaaataatttCAATGTAGACgtaaaaagtaaaaaaaatggagatattagaaaatattatctaaagaaaaattgttccgaaaaaaaatcgatcaccccccaaaaaaaaaatcgtaAAGAAGCGAAAATTGTGACTCTACATATGAAGGATTTTGACTACAGACCATGTGATACTTCAAAggataatgaaataaagaGTGAGCATATTAGAAGCGTAGAAAGTAGCGAATGTAGCGACGAATATAATGGAAACGATGAAATCGTGGTAAATTCAAAGTGGATACACAAAACTTTATTGcaagaaaattattacgAATGCAAAGAAGAAAAATGCGATGAAAAGAAATCAAAGGAAGAAAAAactaataaacaaattaaggaagtttttgaaaaaatcaGCAGCAATGGaacaaagaaaataaatgaatatatgaatgacgagaaaaatgatataaatgattggatcaaaaaaaaactaaaagtggaaaaaataaaacgaTATTACAATTGTAATGTGAGCTCGCTGATTCAATATAAATCAAGAGAAATAGCAAAATACttatttgatgaaaaaaatataaaatattttgaaaactTTTTTACTTGcacattattaaaaaataattttcgcgacaaaataaaaaatagattagaaaatgaagaaaatagtttagaaaatgaaattatatCGACCTACTCAAATGTTAGTTTTTATACATCTGATTGgtatgatatattttataaatttatttttgaaacaTCGCCTAGATTttgtgaaaaaattattaaacaTCACCAGCATAATATACCTTGTGTTAAATTTTCTCCTGATGATCGATTTCTTTTATCATGTTCTGTTGATAAATCTATTGTTTTAtggaatatatttaatacaaaaaataagtatTTAGATAAAGACTATAACATATATgatcatatttttccatCACAACGATATGAGGATAGTTATCGCAAAAATAATGAGGCAATTTATGATATAAACAATGaatttgaatataataCGAAAATTGAAGAGTTAAAAGAAAAGGGTATAGGACTAGAGAAGTATTGTGACTATCTTTcaagatataaaaattgtccAAATGTgttatcaaatatatttgtaaaaacgaacaatatgaagaaaaagaCAATCTTTGAAAAACCTTTtcatataacaaaaatgtataaatttaaaaaagagACAGAACTtattgataaaattaaatcaaGTAATATTGTAtgtaaacaaaatttaagCAATATGGGTTGGGCGTGTGattttgttataaaaaaaaatattccaaaatttgattttttaagtGAGTTGTTTCAAAATTGTTTACAATTCGAATTAACATCATCCTATAATTATTctatttattatcaatGTACTGATAAAGCAATTAGTAACTTTTTACCcctatttgaaaaatattctaTTTTTCAGTTATTCAGAAGCTCATTTTTGtgtataagaaaaaaatccAGCTCATATGAATATACAAAACAAGAAGAATTAGGTATCCCATGGAtgaaaaatcaaaataagcAAACAACAgttttagaaaataatatcataaaatacttatataaaattgggATGAAAAGACAGCAATATTTCTTAGATGGTAATACAaagaatttaataaatatattgataggaaaaaatataaataatagatattcaaagaaaaaattaaaaagaatatataaaacaatgaAATACATCGccaaaaatttattaaaaccatatattttaatcaATCCCCCACGAAATAGTAATTcttataataaagaaaaattagtAGAACTAAAAGAGGGAAATTTAAAATGCAATTCATGTATTTTGACGGATTATGATTTAGATTATTCAACTAACGATGGGCAAacattttacaaaaattttaaaggCGAAATAAAATCtgattataatttttatacttatattaaaaataaaatgaggaaaaaaaaattggagTATAgaaatatgcaaaaaaatgGAGTAGACGATTTCACTTATCTATGTGAACAAGGGCCAAGGAATAAATTACAATCAGATAATTCTTCTACTATATCTGATGAAGGAATAGAAGAATTTTtcgaaaataatgataatgtgaaatctgaaaataataataataatgagtATGATAACCGTTTCGATATTAATAAGGTGGATAGAATGGAAGGAGAAAAGGagaaaaataagaaaaaaaaaagtgacaaaaaaaaaaaacaagcAGATGAAGATTTCGATACAGATTATGTAAAAAGGATTCAATTTGAAAAATCTGTAATTTACaaacatatatgtaaaataaaaaatgatacaaGTATGcgatttttatcaaaagaaaacagaagaattaaaaatatatataacattaatttttcaaaatggaaaacaatattagaaaaattaatgaatcAATATAGTgatatgaaaatttttagacatatatataaccaTATAAAACGAAagattattaataaaaatgtgaaaaaatatttactaaCAAAACAaagcatatattttaatttccATATAACTAGAAATTATAAAGAttcaaaaattttgaaCGAACTATTAACCAATTATtctacatatttttatgatggAATTGAAAGTAGAGATAAAGATGGCATTGAGGAAAAATGCATcgatattaaaaatatgaataagcatttttattcttatttaaaattaaaaagaaatttatataatgatacAAATAAACGTTCAATTTACTCAtcaaatgaagaaaaaaatgattctaatgaaatgaagaaaaaatcgCAGTTTAAAAAGTTGGATTATAACAGGAATATATCATCAAATGCACAAAATATGTGCTAtactattatattaaaaaacaatttggaaaatttccataatgtaataaataatattgttaaCATTTCAAATagaaacaaaataataaatcacCACAAATATTTTCGATTAAACTGGGCTTTCAATTGCAGCAATTATacttatataaaaagagaaataaaaaaattaaaaaaaaaaaaaaaacgcaCCAGTGAAATTAATGACGATAATGATAAGAAATGGTACAAAAAGGGAGAAATTTTTGAAGAATTTTTCAAAgattttgataaattagATTTAAGATATTCCAGAAACGATGCATATAATGAGAAAGATACATGCATggatagaaaatataattattctaaaaagttaaaatctggaataaaaaagggcaaattgaaaaaaaagacaaataataatatagagGGTGCGTTAAAAGAAAGggcaaaatataatatatgctaTTTAAGTTCAAAAAACGAAAATTATAAACTTAATTATTTCTACAATTTAAATGTTTTACAAAGTTTGTATAAGCATTGTGGGAAAGGTCTAATTGTTGTGAATATGCAATATTACAAAGGAATGAAAACGGAAgaagaaacaaaaaataatattacaaaaCAAAATTCTAAAAGCACAAATAACAAACGTGGTGAAAATGTAATATTCgatattgatatatttgtatgCAAGGAAAAATTTGATGATAAAATTGAGCTAGAACATATAAGGGAGAAGAAAAAATCccaaatatttaaaacgattatttttattataaaggTTAATTTAGACGCTTTGAAGAAATATGTGATgaaaaaaactatttttgaacataaatatattaacaatcaattttatattaatgtaaaagttatgaaaatattttacttgACAACGTTACGAAATTGGGatttaagaaataaaaaggatGAAAATATGCTACACAATGAAAAagttaagaaaaaaaatatattaaactCGCATTTATCAAAGGacgaatatatattttttatatatttaacgaaaaatttatttaacaataaatataaatattcactgacaaaaaaattagtatataaaaatgttgtaaaaattattcacTTAATTTTCAACGCAAAGTCTATCAacataacaaaaaatataattaaagaTTCGATTTTTGAACTTTCCAATATTGATGATGCATCTATATTGAGTAACGATATTTTTAGTTCTACATTTAAACTATTTTTCTCCATGTTAACcccgaaaaaaaaatatatacttatattaAACATTTCAATGTTAagatttttatattctcaTATTAGTGATTCGGTAGAAAGAAtggggaaaaaaaaaaaaaattattattatagaAATGATACATGCCATTGCAAAATGGAtggaaaagaaaattttcagacaataataaataacgaagaaaagaaacaattaaataattatttagtATTATCAgctgataaaaataaattatatttgttaaaaatccactttacaaaattaactaattctttttttagtaCAAAATTTGTACCAATAGTTGTTCAACGTATACCACAagaacataaaatattaggATCCTTTAAATCATCACGTATCagtttattaaaaataattaatgaaaaatcaTGTATCATCTTAGCTAATCAGTATAGTAACATGatacttatttattttgtcaAAAAGTGCATATATACTAACGCTTTCTTTTTGGTACCTTATTGTACTATCCCCCTATACACTGAAAAAATAGCTAGGCTTGCTATTCCG GGCTTTAATAGGAACATTatatatggaaataaaaaacaaattttaaataatataaattataacttcaaaaatatattgatgGGAAACGAAAAAGATACTAACGAGGagaaaaatttttatattgctGGGCTTGACGTTGTATATGTAAAAGGCGGCGAGAATGattttatgataaaaatatatgcaatttTGCTAAGTAATATTATGTTTTGTTACAAATTGAACTTTAGCTATTACTAG